A genomic segment from Paenibacillus sp. FSL K6-1096 encodes:
- a CDS encoding MFS transporter: MQLVTIFLGFVVFGISENIKGPAIPRIQLAFQLDEGQLGTLLSLNALGYLIACSFTAILVRKWGIKAVTIISFASMVLSGVLIFLSHTYPLFASSYFLMYIGNGMLEIGLAILGARIFVKNTGLMMNLSHFFYGLSSTVAPLLATGVMSLSFYGHVLDWRGMYLVMLSLCLLPIITSLRSTYPGDDLPHEDRTSFRMLMRDPALWMMVMILTFGVVSELAVGGWLVNFVEKAYAWDTVRASGLLSAFFLLFSLGRLVLGALTDRIGFVLSLIIFSGFSAICTFAALAGGERLAFLFAVSGAGIAIIYPTVMAFIARRYPKGSDTAITFVVTIMGLGSVVGNYMIGWVIEAVKAMYGRTTALGLLRGLQAGYGFIGLCAAICSVAGIVLYVYLKRRQELI; this comes from the coding sequence ATGCAGCTTGTGACTATTTTCCTGGGCTTTGTCGTATTCGGCATCTCAGAAAATATTAAAGGGCCCGCCATCCCGCGCATTCAGCTTGCCTTCCAGTTAGATGAAGGACAGCTCGGCACCCTGCTCTCGCTTAACGCGTTGGGATATCTGATCGCCTGCTCCTTCACCGCGATTCTGGTCCGCAAATGGGGCATTAAGGCCGTCACTATTATTTCATTTGCATCCATGGTGCTCTCCGGGGTGCTGATCTTCCTGTCGCACACCTATCCGCTGTTCGCCTCCTCCTACTTCCTGATGTATATCGGCAATGGGATGCTGGAGATCGGGCTGGCGATTCTGGGAGCACGTATTTTCGTCAAAAACACCGGGCTAATGATGAACCTATCCCATTTCTTCTATGGATTAAGCTCAACCGTAGCGCCGCTGCTGGCTACTGGCGTCATGTCACTGAGCTTCTACGGGCATGTGCTCGACTGGCGGGGCATGTATCTGGTCATGCTGTCGCTCTGCCTGCTGCCGATTATTACATCGCTGCGCAGCACCTATCCCGGAGATGATCTGCCGCACGAAGACCGCACCTCCTTCCGCATGCTGATGCGTGATCCGGCGCTGTGGATGATGGTGATGATCCTCACCTTCGGCGTGGTTTCTGAGCTTGCCGTCGGCGGCTGGCTGGTTAACTTTGTGGAAAAAGCTTACGCCTGGGACACGGTGCGGGCCTCCGGCTTATTGTCGGCGTTCTTCCTACTGTTCTCCCTGGGACGGCTTGTGCTCGGCGCGCTGACCGACCGGATCGGGTTCGTGCTGTCGCTGATTATTTTCTCGGGCTTCTCTGCGATCTGCACCTTCGCCGCCCTGGCGGGCGGGGAGCGCCTCGCCTTCCTGTTCGCCGTATCCGGCGCAGGGATCGCGATCATCTACCCGACCGTGATGGCCTTTATCGCCCGCCGCTATCCGAAGGGAAGCGACACCGCGATTACCTTCGTAGTGACCATTATGGGGCTGGGCAGCGTTGTCGGCAATTACATGATCGGCTGGGTCATCGAGGCCGTCAAAGCCATGTATGGCCGTACCACCGCACTTGGCCTGCTGCGCGGCCTCCAGGCCGGGTACGGATTTATCGGACTATGTGCAGCCATCTGCTCGGTAGCGGGCATTGTGCTGTATGTGTATTTGAAGCGGCGACAGGAATTGATCTAG
- a CDS encoding collagen-like protein yields MAFLSTGPIENNPVNGTRPTQQVTVKIVNRSVESVSSISIQGYYLNAGTRVLYVNEVLPIAANQVITKNYYADLNGFEFTFVIPDNLADLNNPVQVSVWGKSSSGQLVTAHRLVSEELIGANNGGEAGATGATGPAGEQGPPGATGPAGEQGPPGATGPAGEQGPPGATGPAGAGAGATGPTGFTGLTGATGMTGAGLPGPTGATGLTGFTGATGMTGAGLPGPTGTTGIGLPGPTGTTGAGLPGPTGTTGAGLPGPTGTTGAGLPGPTGTTGIGLPGPTGTTGAGLPGPTGTTGIGLPGPTGVTGLTGLTGLTGATGLTGATTTARHLFIGNNTLGTFTADTEVEFNQTLVDNGAPDIVLSSPSSVTLLRGSYWVSWNISGGLATGGTAMSFALRNNTTLIQGGRAVNSVAPIAPQTISLGADLIVSITGATGTINLYNDGDDANVTSIGGRLAAQLSIMKLSD; encoded by the coding sequence ATGGCTTTTTTATCAACAGGACCGATCGAAAATAATCCGGTTAACGGAACGAGGCCCACTCAGCAGGTTACCGTTAAAATCGTTAACCGCAGCGTGGAATCAGTTTCCTCCATATCCATTCAGGGGTACTATTTAAACGCGGGAACAAGGGTTTTGTACGTTAACGAAGTCCTTCCGATTGCAGCGAATCAAGTTATTACGAAGAATTATTACGCAGATTTAAACGGTTTTGAATTTACATTTGTTATACCGGATAATCTCGCTGATCTGAATAATCCTGTTCAAGTTTCAGTGTGGGGCAAGAGCAGTTCAGGTCAACTGGTCACTGCACACCGGCTGGTGTCTGAAGAATTAATCGGAGCCAATAACGGCGGAGAGGCAGGCGCTACTGGAGCTACCGGTCCTGCTGGAGAGCAAGGCCCTCCTGGAGCTACCGGTCCTGCTGGAGAGCAAGGCCCCCCTGGCGCTACCGGGCCCGCTGGAGAGCAAGGCCCCCCTGGCGCTACCGGACCTGCCGGAGCTGGGGCTGGCGCTACCGGACCTACCGGGTTTACCGGGCTTACTGGCGCTACTGGCATGACGGGGGCAGGACTTCCCGGGCCTACCGGGGCTACAGGGCTCACGGGCTTTACTGGCGCTACCGGCATGACCGGTGCGGGACTCCCTGGGCCTACCGGCACGACCGGTATCGGACTTCCCGGGCCTACCGGCACGACCGGTGCGGGACTCCCCGGGCCTACCGGCACGACCGGTGCGGGACTCCCCGGGCCTACCGGCACGACCGGCGCTGGACTTCCCGGGCCTACCGGCACGACCGGTATCGGACTTCCCGGGCCTACCGGCACGACCGGCGCTGGACTTCCCGGGCCTACCGGCACGACCGGTATCGGACTTCCCGGGCCTACCGGTGTCACCGGGCTTACCGGGCTTACTGGGCTTACTGGGGCTACTGGACTCACTGGGGCTACAACTACGGCCCGCCACCTGTTTATTGGAAATAACACTCTCGGTACATTTACTGCTGACACCGAAGTTGAGTTTAATCAGACGCTTGTCGATAACGGCGCTCCTGATATCGTATTATCATCACCAAGCTCAGTTACTCTGTTACGAGGAAGCTATTGGGTTTCATGGAATATAAGCGGAGGTCTAGCCACTGGAGGTACCGCAATGTCCTTCGCCCTGCGGAATAACACTACATTAATTCAGGGAGGCAGAGCAGTAAATAGCGTTGCTCCTATTGCTCCACAGACCATTTCTTTAGGGGCCGATCTAATTGTATCCATAACGGGCGCCACTGGCACTATTAATTTATATAACGATGGCGACGATGCAAATGTAACTTCAATAGGTGGTCGGCTTGCAGCCCAATTATCCATTATGAAATTATCGGATTAA
- a CDS encoding GDSL-type esterase/lipase family protein, which produces MTQEELINEMMEQQMKREKEDKVKKYKVLNTYARKGQTVMAGSSLMEFFPVNELQQTLDRQTIIYNRGIAGYVTRELLNTMEECIFELEPAKLFINIGTNDISSADGEYELEKLLANYNEILTKIGARLPECKVYVMAYYPVNAKADFPGMDQAAKDSYFRTRTNASLQEANRAVEQLALKHGYAFINVNEGLTDDEGNLKEEYTMDGVHMYGNGYSVVLHNLKGYL; this is translated from the coding sequence TTGACTCAGGAAGAGCTTATCAACGAGATGATGGAACAGCAAATGAAGCGGGAGAAGGAGGACAAGGTCAAGAAGTACAAGGTGCTGAATACCTATGCCCGCAAGGGACAGACCGTAATGGCGGGGTCGTCGCTGATGGAATTTTTTCCGGTGAATGAATTGCAGCAGACGCTGGACCGGCAGACGATCATCTACAATCGCGGGATTGCCGGGTATGTGACCCGGGAATTGTTGAACACAATGGAGGAATGTATCTTTGAGCTGGAGCCGGCGAAGCTGTTCATCAACATCGGCACCAACGACATCAGCTCTGCGGACGGAGAATATGAGCTGGAGAAGCTGCTGGCGAACTATAACGAAATTCTGACAAAGATCGGTGCGAGACTGCCGGAATGCAAGGTATATGTCATGGCTTATTATCCGGTGAACGCCAAGGCCGATTTTCCTGGAATGGATCAGGCGGCGAAGGACAGCTACTTCCGGACTAGAACGAATGCATCTCTGCAGGAGGCGAACCGTGCTGTGGAGCAATTAGCGTTGAAGCACGGCTATGCGTTCATTAATGTGAATGAGGGGCTGACGGATGACGAAGGGAATCTGAAGGAGGAGTACACGATGGACGGGGTTCATATGTACGGGAACGGGTACTCGGTGGTGCTGCATAATCTTAAGGGGTATTTGTAA
- a CDS encoding pectate lyase produces MFLKKVMSLLLSAVLLSSFYVAAPPKASAASPIVVSTTIVVPAEQTYNGNGQTFVANPNTLGDGSQAENQKPIFRLEKNATLKNVIIGAPGADGVHCYGNATISNVTWLDVGEDALTLKASGTVNITGGGAYKAYDKVFQINAAGTINIKNFRADDIGKLARQNGGTSFTVNFTLDSSDISNVKDSIFRTDSSSSAAKITNTRYRNVPTLFKGFASGKTSQSGNTQY; encoded by the coding sequence ATGTTTTTGAAAAAGGTAATGAGCTTGCTCCTGTCGGCTGTCCTGCTGTCCTCGTTCTATGTTGCTGCTCCTCCCAAGGCCTCTGCGGCCTCGCCGATTGTGGTTAGTACGACGATTGTCGTTCCAGCCGAGCAGACGTATAACGGCAATGGCCAGACGTTCGTCGCTAATCCGAATACGCTTGGGGACGGCAGCCAGGCCGAGAACCAGAAGCCGATCTTCCGGCTGGAGAAGAATGCTACGCTCAAAAATGTAATCATCGGCGCTCCCGGCGCAGACGGTGTGCACTGTTATGGTAACGCTACCATCTCCAATGTGACCTGGCTGGATGTCGGCGAGGATGCCCTGACGCTGAAGGCGTCCGGCACCGTCAATATTACCGGCGGGGGTGCGTACAAAGCCTACGATAAAGTGTTCCAGATCAACGCTGCGGGCACGATTAACATCAAGAATTTCAGGGCGGATGACATCGGCAAGCTGGCCCGCCAGAACGGCGGAACCTCCTTCACCGTCAACTTCACGCTGGACAGCTCCGACATCTCGAATGTGAAGGATTCCATCTTCCGTACAGACAGCAGCAGCAGCGCCGCCAAAATCACCAACACCCGCTACCGCAATGTCCCTACCCTATTCAAGGGCTTTGCCTCAGGCAAGACCAGCCAATCGGGCAATACGCAATACTAG
- a CDS encoding amino acid ABC transporter substrate-binding protein: MKKQGLGILLLMVLAVAMLSGCSSSGNKDGKLVIGIDDKFAPMGFRDDKNEIVGFDIDYARAAAEKMGKEVTFQPIDWSAKESELNSGRIDMIWNGYTITDERKEKVLFTKPYLENSQVVVVLADSPLTKLQDLAGKEVGLQSLSSAADALEANPVKASLKGVSEYTDNVLALTDLKSGRVDGVVIDEVVARYYIAKEPDTYKLMDESLAPEQYGIGIKKGNETLLNELQKALDELNSDGTAAEISTKWFGENKVLN, encoded by the coding sequence ATGAAGAAGCAGGGATTAGGGATACTATTATTAATGGTGCTGGCTGTCGCCATGTTATCCGGCTGCTCCAGTTCCGGGAACAAGGACGGCAAGCTGGTGATCGGGATTGACGACAAGTTCGCCCCGATGGGCTTCCGCGATGATAAGAACGAGATTGTCGGCTTCGATATTGACTATGCCAGAGCGGCTGCTGAGAAAATGGGCAAGGAAGTCACCTTCCAGCCAATCGACTGGTCGGCCAAGGAATCGGAGCTGAACAGCGGGCGCATCGATATGATCTGGAACGGATATACGATCACGGATGAGCGCAAGGAGAAGGTATTGTTCACTAAGCCTTATCTGGAGAACAGCCAGGTGGTGGTCGTGCTGGCTGATTCTCCGCTGACGAAGCTTCAGGATCTGGCCGGCAAAGAGGTCGGACTCCAGAGCCTCTCCTCTGCTGCCGATGCCCTGGAGGCAAATCCGGTGAAGGCCTCACTGAAGGGCGTGTCCGAATACACCGATAATGTGCTCGCGCTGACCGACCTGAAGTCTGGCCGTGTGGACGGGGTTGTCATTGACGAGGTAGTAGCCAGATACTACATAGCCAAGGAGCCGGATACCTACAAGCTGATGGATGAATCGCTGGCCCCTGAGCAGTATGGCATCGGGATCAAGAAGGGTAACGAGACCCTGCTGAATGAGCTGCAGAAGGCGCTGGACGAGCTGAATAGCGACGGCACCGCCGCAGAAATCTCCACCAAATGGTTCGGGGAAAATAAAGTATTGAACTAG
- a CDS encoding amino acid ABC transporter permease, which yields MNIDYIIQISGPMLEGARTTVLLFLIVIVLSIPLGMAVTLMAKSRFKPLAWIAHTYIYIMRGTPLLLQLLFFCFGLPQIPVIGQYLVMDRFVAASLGFILNYGAYFAEIFRGGLLSIDKGQHEAAKVLGLSRWQTLRKVILAQMFRVALPAVANESITLVKDTALLYAVAVPELLNFAKTAVNRDFTVVPFVVAGVIYLLMTLVLTLFFKALEKRFKFE from the coding sequence ATGAATATTGATTATATTATCCAGATTTCAGGGCCGATGCTGGAAGGCGCGCGCACCACGGTGCTGCTGTTCCTCATCGTGATTGTGCTGTCCATTCCGCTGGGAATGGCGGTCACCCTAATGGCCAAAAGCCGGTTCAAGCCGCTGGCCTGGATTGCCCACACCTATATCTACATCATGCGCGGCACACCGCTGCTGCTGCAATTGCTGTTCTTCTGCTTCGGCCTGCCGCAGATTCCCGTGATCGGGCAATATCTGGTCATGGACCGCTTCGTGGCGGCCAGCCTAGGCTTTATTCTGAACTATGGCGCTTACTTTGCCGAGATCTTCCGCGGCGGCCTGCTCTCCATCGACAAAGGCCAGCATGAGGCCGCCAAGGTGCTCGGTCTTAGCCGGTGGCAGACGCTGCGCAAGGTGATTCTCGCTCAGATGTTCCGGGTGGCGCTGCCTGCGGTCGCCAATGAGTCGATTACGCTGGTCAAGGACACCGCCCTGCTGTATGCCGTGGCTGTGCCCGAGCTGCTGAACTTCGCCAAAACGGCGGTGAACCGTGATTTCACTGTTGTTCCTTTTGTCGTCGCGGGGGTTATCTATCTGCTGATGACACTGGTGCTGACGTTGTTCTTCAAGGCGCTGGAGAAGCGTTTCAAATTCGAGTAG
- a CDS encoding amino acid ABC transporter ATP-binding protein encodes MSNIIEVSQLQKSFGSLNVLNKISFDIKPGEVIAVIGPSGSGKSTMLRSLVHLEEVTGGSIRISGQALVENGHYASGAAIKDITAGMGMVFQHFNLFPHLTVRGNLELAPRTLKRKSVQDITAASRELLAKVGLADKADVYPSTLSGGQKQRVAIARALMLSPEILLFDEPTSALDPELTGEVLRVIRQLAEENMTMMIVTHEMSFARDVADRVFFMDNGEIAEAGTPEEIFGNPKLERTRAFLMRE; translated from the coding sequence ATGAGCAATATAATAGAAGTCTCGCAATTGCAGAAATCGTTCGGCAGTCTTAATGTACTGAATAAGATCAGCTTCGACATTAAGCCTGGAGAGGTCATTGCAGTGATCGGTCCCTCCGGCTCCGGCAAAAGCACGATGCTGCGCAGTCTGGTACATCTCGAAGAGGTGACCGGGGGCAGCATCCGTATCAGCGGACAAGCATTGGTTGAGAACGGCCACTATGCCAGCGGCGCTGCGATCAAGGACATCACCGCTGGCATGGGCATGGTGTTCCAGCATTTCAATCTGTTCCCGCATCTGACGGTGCGGGGGAATCTGGAGCTGGCCCCGCGGACCCTGAAACGGAAGAGTGTCCAGGACATCACGGCGGCAAGCCGGGAGCTGCTCGCCAAGGTGGGCCTGGCCGACAAAGCCGATGTCTACCCCTCCACCCTGTCCGGCGGACAGAAGCAGCGGGTCGCCATCGCCCGGGCGCTGATGCTGAGCCCGGAGATTCTGCTGTTCGACGAGCCGACCTCGGCGCTTGATCCCGAGCTGACCGGCGAGGTGCTGCGCGTCATCCGCCAGCTGGCCGAAGAGAACATGACGATGATGATTGTCACGCATGAGATGAGCTTCGCCCGCGATGTCGCCGACCGCGTCTTCTTCATGGACAACGGCGAAATTGCCGAAGCGGGCACCCCGGAGGAGATCTTCGGCAACCCGAAGCTGGAACGGACACGGGCGTTTTTGATGCGGGAGTAG
- a CDS encoding AI-2E family transporter has product MAKLNLFIRICIAVLLVLGIIYVGTLVNFIFTPVISLFNVVIVPLMLAVFFYYLLRPLIDYLASRKLNRTLAILLVYLVFAVLLFGFTVGVWPSLRDQLVHLINNMPGVLRAVGDQLNRLENSDLLSKLIPEDMNPASQLMEYLNKGFSLATGYVTGLFSFVSNFAIVLFTFPILLFYMLKEGGKFGNRLVSFIPRRYHEEGAGVVAEIDGVLSSFIVGRVLVNLALGVLMYFGFLIIGLPYALILTLIAVIMNFIPFIGAILSTVPIFIFGLIESPSTAIWSIVVVLVAQQIQDNLVAPYIFGKSMDIHPITTILLVLAGGDFGGIIGILVIIPVYMILKIIVTKVYELFVRKRWEEPEPAAPVGPLGPEPGREA; this is encoded by the coding sequence ATGGCCAAACTGAATCTGTTCATCCGTATCTGCATCGCCGTGCTGCTGGTGCTGGGCATTATCTATGTCGGCACACTGGTGAATTTTATTTTTACTCCGGTGATTTCGTTATTTAATGTAGTGATTGTCCCGTTAATGCTGGCGGTGTTCTTCTATTATCTGCTGCGGCCGCTGATCGACTACCTGGCCTCCCGCAAGCTGAACCGGACACTGGCTATTCTGCTGGTCTATCTGGTCTTTGCGGTGCTGCTGTTTGGATTCACGGTGGGCGTCTGGCCTTCCTTGAGGGACCAGCTGGTGCATCTGATCAATAATATGCCGGGTGTGCTCCGGGCGGTAGGCGACCAGCTGAACCGGCTGGAGAACAGCGATTTGCTGTCGAAGCTGATCCCGGAGGATATGAATCCGGCCAGCCAGCTGATGGAGTATTTAAACAAGGGCTTCTCGCTGGCTACGGGGTATGTGACGGGACTGTTCTCTTTTGTGTCCAACTTTGCCATTGTGCTGTTCACGTTCCCGATTCTGCTGTTCTACATGCTGAAGGAGGGCGGAAAGTTCGGGAACCGGCTGGTGAGCTTCATTCCAAGGCGTTACCATGAAGAAGGCGCGGGGGTAGTAGCGGAGATCGACGGGGTGCTGAGCAGCTTCATTGTTGGCCGGGTGCTGGTGAATCTGGCGCTGGGCGTCCTGATGTATTTCGGGTTCCTGATCATTGGCCTGCCGTATGCGTTAATCCTGACCCTGATCGCGGTCATCATGAATTTCATCCCGTTCATCGGGGCGATTCTGTCGACGGTGCCGATCTTCATCTTCGGCCTGATCGAGTCGCCGTCCACGGCCATCTGGTCGATTGTGGTCGTGCTGGTCGCGCAGCAGATTCAGGATAACCTGGTAGCCCCCTATATCTTCGGCAAAAGCATGGACATCCACCCGATCACGACCATCCTGCTGGTCCTGGCCGGGGGCGACTTCGGCGGCATTATCGGCATCCTGGTTATTATCCCGGTCTACATGATCCTGAAGATCATCGTGACCAAGGTCTACGAGCTGTTCGTCCGTAAGCGGTGGGAGGAGCCGGAGCCGGCAGCGCCTGTGGGACCGTTGGGGCCGGAACCGGGGCGGGAGGCGTGA
- a CDS encoding response regulator transcription factor has translation MITILVVEDEKHIRKLMNAVLQREGYEVVTAGNGIEALEILEVRHIDLIILDIMMPEMDGYAFAEELKEAGSRIPLLMVTAKLLPEDKKKGFRLGTDDYMTKPVDTEEMLLRIQALLRRSQIASARKLVIGQVQLDYDTLTVTRDGEKQTLPQKEFYLLYKLLSYPERIFTRIQLMDEIWGMDSESTDTTVNVHINRLRKRFDTYPEFELVSVRGLGYKAVRT, from the coding sequence ATGATTACGATCCTTGTGGTAGAAGATGAGAAGCATATCAGGAAGCTGATGAATGCTGTTCTGCAGCGCGAAGGCTATGAAGTGGTCACCGCCGGAAATGGTATCGAGGCCCTGGAGATACTGGAGGTCCGGCATATCGATCTGATTATTCTTGATATTATGATGCCGGAGATGGACGGGTATGCGTTCGCTGAAGAGCTTAAGGAGGCCGGCAGCCGGATTCCCCTGCTTATGGTGACGGCCAAGCTGCTCCCTGAGGATAAAAAGAAGGGCTTCCGGCTCGGAACCGACGATTACATGACCAAGCCTGTCGATACCGAGGAGATGCTGCTGCGGATTCAGGCACTGCTCCGCCGTTCGCAGATCGCGAGCGCCCGCAAGCTGGTGATCGGCCAGGTTCAGTTGGATTATGACACGTTAACTGTGACCCGGGACGGGGAGAAGCAGACGCTGCCGCAGAAGGAATTCTACCTGCTCTATAAGCTGTTATCCTACCCGGAGCGGATCTTCACCCGCATCCAGCTCATGGACGAAATCTGGGGAATGGACAGCGAGTCTACGGATACGACGGTGAATGTACATATCAACCGCCTGCGCAAGCGGTTCGATACGTATCCTGAGTTCGAGCTGGTCTCTGTCCGGGGACTCGGCTATAAGGCGGTGCGGACATGA
- a CDS encoding HAMP domain-containing sensor histidine kinase, protein MIRKLRERVGNSLYFSVGVFIIFLYIVLTTGVLLYLLTVFGVLNIAVFEDIRMLTLIILIACLIVGTVASLFASRQMLKTLRSFIDATQRLAAGDFTTRLELKKPPEFKILSANFNRMAEELGGIELLRTDFVNNFSHEFRTPIVSIKGFAEILKDDALSKKERDEYLDIIIEESTRLASLATNVLNMSKVEAQRILTDRESFNAGEQLRQCILLLHSRIEQKQLSLQANIKDYTLYGNKELLNQVWLNLLDNAIKFTPEQGEIGVSMTPIGDDIEFKFQDSGAGISPAALPRIFDKFYQQDASHTASGNGLGLSIVRKITELHGGSIRCDSVPGQGTTFTLLLPASAKHPSASVSR, encoded by the coding sequence ATGATCAGGAAGCTGAGAGAGCGGGTCGGGAACTCGCTGTATTTTTCTGTCGGTGTATTTATCATCTTCCTCTATATTGTGCTGACCACCGGAGTTTTGCTCTATCTGTTAACCGTCTTTGGAGTGCTGAATATCGCGGTATTCGAGGACATCCGAATGCTGACCCTCATAATCCTGATTGCCTGCCTGATCGTCGGCACCGTCGCCTCGCTCTTCGCCAGCCGTCAAATGCTGAAAACGTTGCGCAGCTTCATTGACGCGACGCAGCGGCTGGCAGCAGGTGATTTCACTACCCGCCTGGAGCTGAAGAAACCGCCGGAGTTCAAGATCCTCTCCGCCAACTTCAACCGGATGGCCGAAGAGCTGGGCGGTATTGAGCTGCTGCGGACGGACTTCGTGAACAACTTCTCGCATGAGTTCCGCACCCCGATTGTGTCGATCAAGGGCTTCGCGGAGATTCTTAAGGATGACGCCCTAAGCAAGAAAGAACGGGATGAATATCTGGATATTATCATTGAGGAATCCACCCGCCTCGCCTCACTGGCTACGAACGTTCTGAATATGTCCAAGGTCGAGGCCCAGAGGATCCTGACCGACCGTGAGTCCTTCAATGCCGGAGAGCAGCTCCGCCAGTGTATTCTGCTGCTGCATTCCAGAATTGAACAGAAGCAGCTCTCTCTGCAAGCCAATATCAAGGATTATACGTTATACGGGAACAAGGAGCTGCTGAATCAGGTGTGGCTCAATCTGCTGGACAACGCGATCAAGTTCACCCCTGAACAGGGAGAGATTGGGGTGTCTATGACGCCAATAGGGGATGACATTGAATTCAAGTTTCAGGACAGCGGGGCAGGCATCAGCCCGGCCGCTCTGCCCCGGATCTTCGACAAGTTCTACCAGCAGGACGCTTCGCATACGGCTTCCGGGAACGGATTGGGGCTGTCCATTGTCCGCAAAATCACAGAGCTGCACGGCGGGAGCATCCGCTGTGACAGTGTTCCCGGTCAGGGTACCACCTTCACGCTGCTGCTCCCCGCTTCCGCGAAGCACCCGTCCGCATCGGTCAGCCGATAG
- a CDS encoding suppressor of fused domain protein, with protein sequence MSEEVEAVGWDAIEEQMTRLYGEQKPKHYAAMLPYSLGGNDPLNGISAYEAERPYPHWHFVTFGFSELFDKESEDPEYSGYGFELTFRLARSHGEQEPPAWAINLLQNMARYVFSSGNIFASGHHLDANGPICLGADTQLTALAFTDDPELPAIDTPNGRVEFLQMVGITAEELEAMMTWNTNAFLAASQDVLPYCITDLARDSLLRLPAIQEAVRQGITRDGSKTGMLYVDELGYEPAKNRLLGSAPAVLTIGARQAPVIAKLLRGRLLKGAPLTLTSKKLQVMLEPRPQNESVVNPEFVSIGLTDEAVLELETKLQPKEGEFRLSAAKDLKVQIRKTYIKDQEGNVVETIG encoded by the coding sequence ATGAGCGAAGAAGTGGAAGCGGTCGGCTGGGATGCCATAGAGGAACAGATGACAAGATTGTACGGGGAACAGAAGCCGAAGCATTATGCGGCTATGCTGCCGTATTCGCTGGGGGGCAATGACCCGCTGAACGGAATCAGCGCGTACGAAGCCGAGCGGCCTTATCCGCATTGGCACTTCGTGACCTTTGGCTTCTCTGAGCTGTTCGACAAGGAGTCCGAGGACCCTGAATACAGCGGCTACGGCTTCGAGCTGACCTTCCGGCTGGCGCGCAGTCACGGCGAGCAGGAGCCTCCTGCGTGGGCGATCAATCTGCTGCAGAACATGGCCAGATATGTATTCTCCAGCGGCAACATCTTCGCCTCAGGCCATCATCTGGATGCGAATGGTCCCATCTGCCTGGGGGCGGACACGCAGCTGACAGCGCTGGCCTTCACCGATGACCCGGAGCTCCCAGCCATTGATACGCCTAACGGCCGGGTAGAATTCTTACAGATGGTGGGAATCACCGCAGAGGAGCTGGAGGCGATGATGACCTGGAATACCAACGCCTTCCTTGCGGCCAGCCAGGATGTACTTCCTTACTGTATTACCGATCTTGCCCGGGATTCGCTGCTCCGGCTGCCGGCCATCCAGGAGGCGGTGCGCCAGGGGATAACGCGTGACGGCTCCAAGACAGGGATGCTGTATGTGGATGAATTAGGCTATGAGCCTGCCAAAAACCGGCTGCTGGGCTCTGCCCCGGCAGTCCTGACCATCGGTGCGCGGCAGGCGCCGGTCATTGCCAAGCTGCTGCGCGGCCGTCTGCTGAAGGGCGCGCCGCTGACGCTGACCAGCAAGAAGCTGCAGGTGATGCTGGAGCCAAGACCGCAGAATGAGAGTGTGGTTAACCCGGAATTTGTCAGCATCGGCCTCACAGACGAGGCGGTCCTGGAGCTGGAGACGAAGCTCCAGCCCAAGGAGGGCGAATTCCGGCTGTCCGCCGCCAAAGACCTGAAGGTGCAGATCCGCAAGACGTACATCAAGGACCAGGAGGGCAATGTCGTCGAGACTATCGGCTGA